Proteins encoded within one genomic window of Fusarium musae strain F31 chromosome 4, whole genome shotgun sequence:
- a CDS encoding hypothetical protein (EggNog:ENOG41): protein MAVLCDCISATQAVRLINLHFLCILHSLLLAFFEHTYNLDNPSSRSGEVVEGQSNSVAAAHDSISQKDPEIKQESEDELEETQVGEVEADTKSVPKVPKDNLKDQDDEYDSDDEHHLCSILLYFISKTLLNHLRDEPEDTPMDRFAEQFFGRQDQSSRSRPPEDPSFMETFAKNLAKSAAKSAARKAMGQSSSEKRTRDGTRSGNQINPEDFRGVAEFVLGMLGGKNEQSRRDDDRKKDKKRKRDKDKDRSREAPRSRDAEDDGDKYGSDKERRKRRRHRVTFAEPYYESPRPEETYYAQPYEPRRDEDKEERRRRRRQRRYKRDLDLKTLKTELEAMSSTIISLNARGAKHRDCEFYDRFVRKGGRLQDVIGSTLGQIRGVMEGEVEAEERRRRRDRRREMR, encoded by the exons ATGGCAGTGTTGT GCGACTGCATATCCGCTACACAAGCCGTTCGCCTGATTAATCTGCACTTTCTCTGCATTCTTCACTCTCTTTTGTTAGCATTCTTTGAGCATACTTACAACCTGGATAATCCTTCGTCAAGGTCTGGAGAAGTAGTCGAGGGACAAAGCAACAGCGTTGCTGCAGCTCACGACTCGATCTCTCAAAAGGACCCAGAGATCAAGCAAGAGTCTGAGGACGAGCTAGAAGAGACACAAGTTGGTGAGGTTGAAGCCGATACAAAGTCCGTGCCCAAGGTGCCCAAGGACAATCTTAAAGACCAAGACGACGAATACGATAGCGACGACGAGCATCATCTTTGCTCCATACTTCTCTACTTTATATCAAAGACTCTTCTGAACCATCTCAGAGACGAACCTGAAGACACCCCAATGGACCGCTTTGCCGAACAGTTCTTTGGTCGTCAGGACCAGTCTTCACGTTCTCGACCTCCTGAGGATCCCAGCTTCATGGAGACGTTCGCAAAGAACTTGGCCAAATCCGCTGCTAAGTCTGCCGCCAGAAAAGCCATGGGTCAATCATCCTCTGAGAAGCGAACTCGAGATGGCACACGAAGCGGAAACCAGATCAACCCTGAAGATTTCCGTGGTGTAGCTGAGTTCGTTCTCGGTATGCTTGGCGGGAAGAATGAACAGTCCCGAAGAGACGACGATCGcaagaaggataagaagaggaagagagataaggataaggatagGAGCAGAGAGGCACCGAGGAGTAgagatgctgaagatgacgGTGACAAGTATGGATCTGATAAAGAACGTCGAAAGAGACGTCGCCACCGCGTTACCTTTGCAGAACCATACTACGAATCTCCTCGTCCAGAAGAGACTTACTATGCCCAACCCTACGAACCTCGTCGCGACGAAGACAAGGAAGAGCGCCgccgtcgtcgtcgtcaacgCCGATACAAGCGCGACCTAGatctcaagaccctcaagacAGAGTTGGAGGCCATGTCGAGCACTATAATCTCTTTGAACGCGAGAGGCGCCAAACATCGGGACTGCGAGTTTTACGATCGCTTTGTGAGAAAGGGCGGGAGGTTGCAGGATGTCATTGGGAGCACGTTGGGACAGATCAGGGGGGTCATGgagggtgaggttgaggctgaggagagaAGACGACGGAGAGACCGGAGGAGGGAGATGCGATGA
- the RAD5 gene encoding DNA helicase rad5 (EggNog:ENOG41) yields the protein MTLSYQPKRPDDHIDPEPPAKRRRFFADPDELSSDPVSHDQSPLPQPKRFFKDADDIEEEDEYKDDLDEIHDDDLPVTSPSRPPALQQESSVSFDQETFEAFVGDKVSTDVLSAIRDHCGNDLERAVNMYFDGTYKKFVNKPSWKAPLRPASTASSSRSPSAPNERKPNIKTSQRMPKQRYIGAFGVEGWATRSGVNVLKHGDIVKIERQKLQPPQSVRGKGKTGQVTPSRGFAAAAARRVDVIVRFTTQNGSEVGRLAKETANWVSALIDEKVCKFEGTVVYAPERLRTNDTIFLQLRCSLLDSAFFNRSFKLADDRSTAFFEQNETNDEKTLRLRQVALVKLFQEINLQPTMSNDAAKDGRKGLLQAAEQDEQKQKEAKKANGDTNGTGKEASSSQSSETEEGEELEQDQLDALYKKAQSFDFSTPEAEPADTFAMTLRSYQKQALHWMMAKEKDEKSNREPSLHPLWEEYDWPLKDVDDKNVPRVEGQPKFYVNPYSGDLSLDFPVQEQHCLGGILADEMGLGKTIQMLSLVHTHRSKIALEARRAAVELSSVNQLTRLGKNSESVLDAPCTTLVVAPMSLLSQWQSEAVKASKDGTMKIELYYGNEKSSNLQALCCASNASNAPDLVITSYGVVLSEFSSIAARKGDKSFHNGLFSLKFFRIIIDEAHHIKNRSSKTAKACYEICAYHRWALTGTPIVNKLEDLFSLVRFLGVEPWNNFSFWRTFITVPFESGDFMRALDVVQTVLEPLVLRRTKDMKTPDGKPLVLLPPKQVEIVDVELSETERDVYSYIFNKAKRTFSQNVEAGTVMKAFTTIFAQILRLRQSCCHPILVRNRDLVADEEEAGAAADAAAGLADDMDLESLITSFTAETDEASKETNQTFGAHALEQIRDESENECPLCFEEPMNDQTVTGCWHSACKKCLLDYIKHQVGKGEVPRCFSCREPINQRDLFEVIRHDDDPDMMMSKKPKISLQRVGVNASSAKVVALMSELRKLRREHPKMKSVVFSQFTSFLSLIEPALTRANIKFLRLDGSMAQKARAAVLNEFTERKGFTILLLSLRAGGVGLNLTSAGRVFMMDPWWSFAVEAQAIDRVHRMGQESEVQVKRFVVKESVEERMLKVQERKKFIATSLGMMSDEEKKLQRIEDIKELLS from the exons ATGACACTTTCTTACCAGCCAAAGCGCCCTGATGATCATATAGATCCAGAACCTCccgcaaaaagaagaaggttttTTGCAGACCCAGACGAACTCTCTTCAGACCCTGTCTCTCATGACCAGTCCCCACTACCGCAGCCGAAACGGTTCTTTAAAGACGCAGACGAtattgaggaagaagatgagtaCAAAGATGATTTAGACGAAATACACGACGATGATCTCCCTGTTACATCTCCGTCGCGACCACCGGCGCTCCAACAGGAGTCGTCTGTCTCCTTTGATCAAGAGACATTCGAGGCTTTCGTTGGGGACAAGGTCTCTACTGACGTTCTTTCGGCCATAAGAGACCACTGCGGAAACGATCTCGAACGAGCGGTTAATATGTACTTTGATGGAACATACAAGAAATTTGTAAACAAGCCATCATGGAAAGCACCCTTAAGGCCTGCTTCTACCGCCAGCTCCAGTCGGTCGCCAAGCGCCCCCAACGAACGCAAGCCGAATATCAAGACAAGCCAGAGAATGCCGAAACAACGATACATAGGAGCGTTTGGTGTCGAAGGATGGGCTACAAGAAGCGGAGTTAACGTGTTGAAGCACGGCGATATCGTGAAAATCGAGCGACAAAAGTTACAACCACCCCAATCTGTCAGAGGGAAGGGGAAGACCGGACAAGTTACACCTTCACGAGGATttgccgccgccgccgcgaGGCGAGTTGATGTTATCGTGCGCTTCACCACTCAAAACGGATCAGAAGTTGGGCGGCTAGCGAAGGAGACAGCGAATTGGGTTTCGGCTCTAATCGACGAAAAGGTGTGCAAATTCGAAGGAACTGTGGTCTACGCCCCTGAGAGACTCCGAACGAACGACACGATTTTCCTACAATTGCGATGCTCATTGCTTGACTCTGCCTTTTTCAACCGCTCATTCAAACTCGCTGACGACCGATCGACTGCTTTCTTCGAGCAAAACGAGACAAACGATGAGAAAACGCTTCGACTGCGCCAAGTCGCTCTGGTCAAATTGTTTCAAGAGATCAATTTACAGCCCACTATGTCGAATGATGCTGCCAAAGATGGCCGTAAGGGGCTACTCCAAGCTGCCGAGCAAGACGAACAGAAGCAAAAGGAGGCGAAGAAGGCCAATGGGGATACGAATGGAACCGGCAAAGAAGCCAGCTCGTCCCAGTCCTCAGAGACTgaggaaggagaagagcTGGAACAGGATCAGCTCGATGCGCTTTACAAGAAGGCCCAGTCCTTCGATTTCAGCACCCCTGAAGCCGAGCCAGCAGATACCTTTGCCATGACACTGCGGTCATACCAGAAACAAGCGCTGCACTGGATGATGGCAAAAGAGAAGGACGAGAAAAGCAACAGGGAACCATCCCTGCACCCTCTTTGGGAGGAGTACGATTGGCCATTGAAAGATGTCGATGATAAAAACGTACCTCGGGTTGAGGGACAGCCGAAATTCTACGTCAATCCGTATTCTGGCGACTTGTCCCTTGACTTCCCagttcaagaacaacattGTCTGGGCGGTATCCTTGCCGACGAAATGGGTCTTGGCAAGACCATCCAAATGCTAAGCCTGGTGCACACGCACAGATCCAAGATCGCACTTGAAGCTCGTCGAGCAGCTGTTGAGCTCTCGAGCGTGAATCAGCTTACTAGACTGGGCAAGAACTCAGAATCGGTGCTTGATGCGCCATGCACAACGTTGGTTGTTGCACCCATGTCGCTACTGTCGCAATGGCAAAGTGAAGCGGTGAAGGCTTCCAAGGACGGAACGATGAAAATTGAGTTATACTACGGCAACGAGAAGTCGAGTAATCTGCAGGCACTCTGCTGTGCTTCCAATGCTTCCAACGCTCCGGACCTGGTGATTACCAGTTATGGAGTTGTTCTATCCGAATTCAGTAGCATAGCTGCCAGAAAAGGAGACAAGAGTTTTCACAACGGGCTCTTCTCCCTGAAGTTCTTCCGCATTATTATCGACGAGGCACACCATATCAAGAACAGATCATCCAAGACTGCAAAGGCTTGCTACGAAATATGCGCCTACCATAGATGGGCTCTGACAGGAACCCCCATCGTCAACAAATTAGAAGATTTGTTTAGTCTTGTCAGATTCCTAGGCGTGGAGCCTTGGAACAACTTTTCGTTCTGGCGAACATTTATTACTGTGCCGTTCGAATCGGGAGATTTCATGCGGGCCTTGGATGTTGTGCAAACAGTGCTAGAGCCTCTCGTCTTACGACGTACAAAGGACATGAAAACGCCCGACGGCAAACCGCTTGTGCTCCTACCACCTAAGCAAGTCGAGATTGTCGATGTGGAGCTGTCGGAAACGGAACGAGATGTGTATAGTtacatcttcaacaaagcGAAACGAACGTTTTCGCAGAACGTTGAAGCGGGTACTGTCATGAAAGCCTTTACAACCATCTTCGCACAGATCCTGCGTCTTCGCCAATCTTGCTGTCATCCCATTCTCGTCCGCAATCGTGATCTTGTggcagatgaagaggaagctggagctgctgctgatgcggCTGCTGGACTGGCAGATGATATGGACCTTGAGTCGCTCATCACTTCTTTCACGGCAGAGACAGATGAGGCTTCGAAGGAGACTAACCAGACCTTCGGTGCTCACGCCTTGGAACAGATCCGTGATGAGTCTGAGAATGAATGCCCTCTGTGTTTTGAAGAGCCGATGAATGATCAGACCGTGACTGGGTGTTGGCACTCTGCATGTAAAAAGTGCTTGCTTGATTATATCAAGCATCAGGTTGGCAAGGGCGAAGTGCCTCGATGTTTCAGTTGTCGTGAGCCGATCAACCAACGTGACCTGTTTGAGGTCATTCGACACGATGATGATCCTgatatgatgatgtcgaagaaGCCTAAGATCAGCCTGCAACGGGTTGGTGTCAATGCTTCTTCAGCAAAGGTTGTTGCACTGATGTCTGAGTTGCGGAAGCTGAGACGGGAACATCCCAAGATGAAGTCTGTGGTGTTCTCTCAGTTCACGTCTTTTCTCAGCCTTATCGAGCCAGCTCTCACCCGTGCGAACATCAAATTCCTGCGACTTGACGGATCTATGGCGCAAAAAGCTCGAGCGGCTGTACTTAACGAGTTTACCGAAAGAAAAGGGTTCACGATCCTGTTGCTAAGTTTGCGTGCAGGAGGTGTCGGGTTGAATCTGACGAGCGCTGGCCGAGTATTCATGATGGATCCCTGGTGGAGTTTTGCAGTCGAGGCTCAGGCCATCGATCGAGTACACAGAATGGGACAAGAGTCGGAAGTACAAGTCAAGAGATTTGTGGTCAAGGAAAGTGTGGAGGAGAGGATGCTAAAGGTCCAGGAGCGGAAGAAGTTCAT CGCAACTTCTTTGGGTATGAtgagtgatgaagagaaaaagcTCCAACGTATCGAAGACATCAAGGAGCTATTGAGCTAG
- a CDS encoding hypothetical protein (EggNog:ENOG41), producing the protein MYRPRLLGQSLRGFTYAQTYRRTYITDADVESARRYCLTQLQNSDYDAHLIRRFVPSSVQDTYAALRTLNLELVRLPELVSNPTIGTFRMKFWQESIDNTFAGRPPREPICILLHKGLQDLEARDGNSTKKSIKFWISRLIKTREKHMTNRPFANLASLEEYAENTYSTLMYTTLASLPLRSMHVDHLASHIGKACGIAAVLRGIPILAAPPPPVNTPSGQVPAVREPALLLPLDAMAEAGVKEEEVFRQGPNAPGLQDAVFQVATRANDHLITAREMLKRLKAGEDPGHEFEHQGEAEHFYTEGNDTLREIRQGFGVLLEAIPSAQYLQRLEQADFNPFAVKTAGWKLPWSIWQALSKERI; encoded by the exons ATGTATCGCCCGAGACTATTGGGCCAGAGTCTTCGGGGCTTCACTTACGCCCAAACATATCGTCGAACATATATCAcagatgctgatgttgaaTCTGCGAGAAGATATTGCTTGACACAATTACA AAATAGCGACTATGATGCTCATCTCATTCGCCGCTTTGTCCCCTCTTCAGTACAAGACACCTACGCTGCTCTACGTACCCtcaaccttgagcttgttcgCCTCCCCGAGCTCGTTTCTAACCCTACGATTGGAACCTTCCGAATGAAATTCTGGCAAGAATCCATTGACAACACTTTCGCGGGCCGTCCCCCTCGCGAACCCATTtgcatcctcctccacaagGGTCTACAAGATCTGGAAGCCCGCGATGGCAATTCTACCAAGAAATCAATCAAATTTTGGATCTcaagattaataaaaaccAGAGAAAAGCATATGACAAACAGGCCTTTTGCGAATTTGGCGAGCTTGGAGGAGTATGCTGAGAATACATATTCGACTCTCATGTACACGACATTAGCATCACTTCCACTGAGATCAATGCATGTCGACCATCTCGCAAGTCATATCGGAAAGGCTTGCGGTATCGCTGCGGTCCTACGTGGCATCCCTATTCTGGCGGCACCTCCCCCTCCAGTAAATACACCTTCTGGTCAGGTTCCAGCTGTGCGGGAGCCTGCGCTTCTTCTACCATTGGATGCCATGGCTGAAGCAGGTGTTAAAGAAGAGGAGGTCTTTAGGCAAGGACCCAATGCACCCGGACTTCAAGATGCTGTATTCCAGGTCGCAACACGAGCCAATGACCACCTCATCACGGCCCGAGAGATGCTCAAGCGGCTCAAGGCAGGAGAGGATCCAGGTCACGAATTCGAGCATCAGGGAGAAGCTGAGCATTTCTATACAGAGGGGAACGACACATTGAGAGAGATCCGACAGGGATTTGGAGTgcttcttgaagctatcCCTTCGGCACAGTACTTGCAACGTCTAGAGCAAGCAGATTTCAACCCATTCGCCGTCAAGACAGCTGGCTGGAAACTGCCGTGGAGTATCTGGCAGGCCTTGTCTAAGGAGCGAATCTAA
- a CDS encoding hypothetical protein (EggNog:ENOG41): MASPHTNEEEDIQIDPAEPLKGIVVCCTSIPAEHRTSIASKVAELGGIHKYDLTPDVTHLIVGDYDTPKYRHVARERPDIKAMDAAWIEELSEIWKNDEEIDYRQLENKHQLKPLEKRGIDPTVQPQRGEPARDSLLICLTGFGDQRDEIANKITSNGGLYTGDLTRRCTHLIVNKPEGKKYTAARAWGIYPVTLAWLEQSISRRMILEEAKFDPTLPPEEQGKGAWVTRELKRTMSKRSKSAIAGGAEEGPRKLRKTASMKLSSQRNNIWGDILGRSTSRDYSFAQENKEDGNQAQVQQPQRAEAQPEPPAPIVPEEDQGIFGNCFFYIHGFNAQRTSVLEQTLVTLGATICSSLHEAALGRTPKPPRCRFLIVPQTSQPDTHPQETYDNLHVVTEYYIEKCLHNKQYFDPGEHVLGRPFTFFPIPAFSDLIICSAAFTGIELNQVARAAVQLGAKFDGEFRKTTSVLVCKDITSMRKEKLRVALKWGIPVVSADWFWECIRTGFKIPLDDYIFPEIKERYSDTSQLELKPTSRTAPEARLREKSMQRTRSEPVFKSTKSHITKPPHGAGVDTSAFDHDSPEKVSRKMTAKPASVISPDFVTARTHQTTTNTLPKDKDFDSPLAEVPQARLNRSPSPTKHTTLPRTRSDPTSKTNTTASRTEETTDNPLTPQENIQQAKQHENAEQARLRAKAAERQALSSKLTSLIETTTPNLPSFASDETEQPAPRPRKRQLFGRAISNASNASSVASRSAAELHDVFGDEDKDPENQESEPPATQLEYRDDKAKECRAALMSRMMGSGGVEVKAAASTATQNIGPGSTRTLRKR, translated from the exons ATGGCCTCACCTCACACgaacgaagaggaagacatACAAATAGATCCAGCAGAACCTCTCAAGGGCATCGTCGTCTGCTGTACAAGTATTCCTGCTGAGCATCGT ACCAGCATCGCTTCCAAAGTTGCCGAGCTTGGTGGTATTCATAAATACGATCTCACCCCCGACGTAACCCATCTTATTGTTGGTGACTACGACACACCCAAATATCGCCATGTCGCTCGTGAACGCCCCGATATCAAGGCCATGGATGCCGCCTGGATCGAGGAACTTAGCGAGATATGGAAGAACGACGAAGAGATCGACTATCGGCAGCTCGAGAATAAGCACCAACTAAAACCCCTAGAGAAGCGAGGCATCGATCCTACAGTCCAGCCACAACGAGGAGAGCCAGCAAGGGATTCACTGTTGATATGTTTGACTGGTTTCGGTGACCAGAGGGACGAAATTGCAAATAAAATCACATCGAATGGAGGCTTATATACGGGCGACTTGACGAGACGGTGCACACACCTAATCGTCAACAAACCAGAAGGCAAGAAATATACTGCAGCCAGAGCATGGGGCATTTACCCAGTCACCCTCGCCTGGCTTGAGCAATCTATCTCTCGAAGGATGATcttggaagaagccaaaTTTGACCCGACATTACCTCCCGAGGAGCAAGGGAAAGGCGCATGGGTTACAAGAGAACTGAAGCGTACAATGAGCAAGCGATCCAAGTCTGCCATTGCAGGTGGCGCTGAGGAGGGCCCTAGGAAGCTCAGGAAGACTGCCAGCATGAAGCTCAGTTCACAGCGTAATAACATCTGGGGCGATATTCTCGGTCGATCAACATCAAGGGATTATTCCTTCGCTCAGGAAAACAAGGAAGACGGAAACCAGGCTCAGGTCCAACAGCCACAGCGTGCAGAAGCTCAGCCGGAGCCACCAGCTCCTATAGtcccagaagaagatcaggGCATTTTTGGGAACTGTTTCTTTTACATACATGGATTCAACGCACAAAGAACCTCCGTCCTAGAGCAAACCCTCGTCACCCTCGGGGCCACTATCTGCTCTTCATTGCATGAAGCCGCCCTGGGAAGAACTCCAAAGCCACCCCGCTGCCGGTTTCTGATTGTTCCTCAGACATCTCAGCCTGACACTCACCCTCAGGAAACTTACGATAACCTCCATGTTGTGACAGAATACTATATCGAGAAGTGCCTTCACAACAAGCAATACTTTGATCCCGGAGAACATGTTCTCGGTCGACCCTTCACCTTCTTCCCCATACCAGCGTTTTCAGATCTTATCATATGCAGTGCTGCTTTCACGGGAATCGAGCTCAATCAAGTTGCTAGAGCCGCTGTTCAGCTAGGAGCCAAGTTTGATGGAGAGTTTCGTAAAACTACAAGCGTGCTGGTTTGCAAGGACATCACTTCTATGCGCAAAGAGAAGTTGCGCGTGGCTCTGAAATGGGGCATTCCTGTTGTTTCAGCAGATTGGTTCTGGGAATGTATCCGTACAGGCTTCAAGATCCCTCTCGACGATTACATATTTCCTGAGATTAAAGAACGATACTCGGATACATCTCAGCTTGAACTTAAACCAACCTCTAGAACCGCCCCTGAAGCACGATTGCGTGAGAAGTCCATGCAGCGCACTCGTTCAGAACCGGTGTTCAAGTCAACTAAAAGTCATATCACGAAACCTCCACACGGCGCTGGCGTCGATACCTCGGCATTTGATCATGATTCACCTGAAAAGGTCTCTCGAAAAATGACTGCCAAACCTGCCTCGGTCATCTCACCAGACTTTGTCACAGCACGCACTCACCAAACAACAACCAATACTCTCCCTAAGGACAAGGACTTTGACTCACCTCTTGCTGAGGTTCCTCAAGCACGGCTAAACAGATCTCCATCACCCACCAAACATACGACATTGCCTCGCACTCGGTCTGATCCCACAAGCAAAACTAATACTACAGCTTCTCGCACTGAGGAAACAACAGACAATCCTCTAACTCCACAAGAAAATATACAGCAAGCAAAACAACACGAAAACGCAGAGCAAGCTCGTCTTCGCGCTAAAGCCGCAGAGCGCCAGGCCCTCTCTTCAAAACTCACCTCACTTATAGAGACCACAACACCAAATCTCCCCTCCTTCGCCTCCGATGAAACCGAACAGCCAGCTCCTAGACCTCGCAAGCGTCAGCTATTCGGCCGTGCCATCAGCAATGCCTCCAATGCCAGTAGTGTTGCCTCGCGCTCGGCGGCTGAGCTCCACGACGTATTTGGCGATGAGGACAAAGATCCAGAAAACCAAGAATCCGAGCCCCCAGCAACGCAGTTGGAATATCGTGACGATAAGGCGAAGGAATGTCGAGCTGCTCTGATGAGTCGCATGATGGGCAGCGGTGGTGTCGAGGTGAAGGCAGCAGCGTCTACAGCAACACAAAATATAGGGCCAGGATCAACGCGAACATTGAGAAAACGATAG
- the CHS7 gene encoding Chitin synthase, class 7 (EggNog:ENOG41): protein MSGFGDFTSICETAPLPLCASVGPTLQATGRTGIEPECYARNIELANTIIFEGAASVMHIVALIMTVIMILHVRSKFTAVGRKEILSFFYLYMLLTAMSLIIDAGVAPPGSDPYPYFVSVQNGLSSAVITCLLINGFVGFQLYEDGTPLSVWMMRISSLAAFAISFLVSLATFKSWAGLGPTNTVGLFVVLYLLNAVQLFVYVAMQILLVTRTLQDRWPLGDIAFGIFFFVAGQVLLYAFSSKICVAISHYLDGLFLATVCNLLGVMMVYKYWDSITKEDLEFSVGTRMNNWEVKELLPEEDRRATVFSEDPYAQSSSYDLPYSPGAARYSAKY, encoded by the exons ATGTCTGGCTTTGGCGACTTCACTTCGATCTGTGAGACGGCACCTCTGCCACTATGCGCTTCCGTTGGACCTACACTCCAAGCCACCGGCCGAACCGGTATTGAGCCAGAATGCTATGCACGCAATATCGAACTTGCCAACACCATCATTTTCGAAGGCGCTGCGTCGGTGATGCACATTGTTGCGCTCATTATGACCGTCATTATGATTCTACACGTCCGTAGCAAGTTCACCGCTGTTGGTCGCAAGGAGattctcagcttcttctACCTCTACATGCTTCTCACTGCCATGTCTCTCATTATCGACGCTGGTGTTGCACCTCCGGGAAGCGATCCGTATCCGTACTTTGTCAGTGTGCAGAATGGGCTTAGCAGTGCAGTTATCACATGTCTCCTGATCAATGGCTTTGTTGGATTCCAATTGTATGAAGATGGAACACCCCTGTCAGTGTGGATGATGCGCATCAGTTCCCTGGCTGCTTTCGCCATCAGCTTCCTCGTTTCTCTCGCGACTTTCAAGAGCTGGGCTGGACTTGGACCTACCAACACTGTTGGACTGTTCGTCGTTCTCTATCTCCTGAATGCTGTGCAGCTTTTCGTGTACGTGGCCATGCAAATTCTGCTCGTGACTAGGACACTGCAGGATCGATGGCCTCTCGGCGATATTGCGTTtggcatcttcttttttGTGGCTGGCCAGGTCCTTCTCTACGCCTTCAGCTCAAAGATCTGTGTCGCTATCAGCCATTATCTTGACGGCCTGTTCCTTGCGACAGTTTGTAATTTGCTGGGCGTAATGATGGTATACAAG tactgGGATTCGATCACCAAGGAAGATCTTGAATTCTCGGTTGGCACAAGGATGAACAACTGGGAGGTCAAGGAGCTTCTGCCAGAGGAAGATCGAAGGGCGACTGTCTTTTCGGAGGATCCCTATGCTCAGTCCAGCTCCTATGATCTGCCTTACTCGCCAGGCGCGGCACGATACTCGGCCAAGTACTAG